From Stegostoma tigrinum isolate sSteTig4 chromosome 1, sSteTig4.hap1, whole genome shotgun sequence:
ATGCTACAGAATGAAACCACGTAGCTGAGTCTTGGTAATCATGTAAGGACTGGATCCATTGGGTTATACATCCACTAAAGCATTATCTTCTTGTATCAAGATAGTGTGCCATTGTGCATCCTTCTACTTAATTATCTGAATAGGTTTACTGTTCCTCCAGGGGTAAAATGGGAAGATATTATTTTACAGATCTCAGCTGTACCTTTAAGAGACAGCTGGATGATATCATGATATATGATGTTTAAGTATAAAAGGTCTCCATCTCACTCTTTGTACAGCGGGCCAGTCACCTGTATGTACACAATTCAATTGGAAGACATCTCTCTCCATTAGATCATTGGTAATGTGTAGTTTCAGGGTAACCACTTCTCAAATGTGGGGGAGGTAAGGAGATGGGTCTCCATTAACTAGCACTAGGTGTAGAAggatggtctaattctgctccacACTCCAGTTATCTAAATAACTGATATCCAATATAATTTGATATTAATACAAGAAAGCATATGTCCCAGAATTTATCATCCTGTAGCAGTTTTAAAATCCCTATAACTGGGCCAGAACATAGTCCCACCTACCCTGGAGGTGTGTAGCAGTTTATGCAAACAAGAGGATTGAAACTTATATAGTCTCGGATGTCATATTAACAAGTATAGTTAGTTGCAAATAAACTTGCAGATATCTGTCTCATTAAGAACATGAATCTGTGTGATATATGCTGCCTCATCTAACATACAGAAAGCTACATCGTGTCAGTGTGAATCTTTAATTATACATTTAGCCTCACTGTTAAAAACTCTTGGAAAGGTTGCACTTTGCTGAATGAAGTGTAACTGGTTTTAAGTGGATTACTAAGTTCACAATTAATGTTGATAGCTTCACTGATTCTGAAAAACTAATTTCATATTTGTAAAATGTGACATTTCTCCATGATGATGAAAATTCTGGATTTTTTAGAAGTTTTTGTTAGATTCTATTTTGGTCACTTATACATGTCCCAATCTTCATTTTACTCACCCCAAATTATAATGTAAAGCAAAGGGGAGCAATGTTTTCAACTTTATAGGTTACTCTCTTTGAGAATTTTTCAATGGGATTAGTTGTTTACACTGCTTGCTGGTGGTGGAAGCCTGAAGATTCACTTGACATAGAGCTAGTTTCAAATGAATAGTTAGGAAATATGAAATCAACATCGCAAActttgtggtcagagataatgtgaactgcagatgctgtagaatccaagataacaaagtgtggagctggatgagcacagcaggtcaagcagcatctcaggagcacaaaagctgacgtttcgggcctagacccttcatcggagagggggatggagagagggttctggaataaatagggagagagggggaggcagaccgaagatggatagaggagaagataggtggagaggagagtataggtggggaggtggggacgggataggtcagtctggggaggacggacaggtcaaggaggcgggatgaggttgctaggtgggaaatgggggtgtggcttgaagtgggaggagggtataggtgagaggaagaacaggttagggaggaggggacgagctgaggtggttttgggatgcagtgggggagggggagattctgaagcttgtgaagtccacattgataccatcgggctgcggggttaccaagcggaatatgagttgctgttcctccaaccttcgggtgacatcattgtggcactgcaggaggcccatgatggacatgtcgtctgcggaatgggagggggagttaaaatggttcacgactgggaggtgcagttgtttattgcgaatcgagcggaggtattctgcaaagcttagtcaaactcatcctcaccctcaacaacttctccttcgattcctcccacttcctacagacaatgggggtggccatgggtacccgcatgggtccaggtatgcctgcctctttgtaggttacgtggaacagtccctcttccgcacctacacaggccccaaaccccacctcttcctccgttacattgatgactgtatcagtgccccCTCTtggtccccagaggagctcgaacagttcatccacttcaccaacaccttccacgccaacctcaagttcacctgggctatcttcaacccatccctcaccttcctggacctctcagtctccatctcgggtaaccagctagaaactgatgtccacttcaagcccaccgactcccacagctatctagaatacacatcctcccacccagctccctgcagaaattccatcccctattcccaattcctttgccttcgccgcatctgctcccagggtgaggcatttgactcctgcacatcccagacgtccgcgttcttcaaggaccgcaacctcccccccgcagtggtggaGAACggccttgaccgtgtctcctgcatttcccacaacacatccctcacaccccgctcctgcaataaccgccctaagagaatccccctcgtcctcacataccaccccaccaacttccggatacaacgcaacatcctccgacacttctgccgtctacaatccaaccccaccacccaagacatttttccatccccgcccttgtctgccttccagagagaccactctctctgggactcccttgtccgctccacacacccctccaaccccaccacacccggcaccttcccctgcaaccgcaggaagtgctacacttgcccccacaccacctccctcacccccatcccaggcccaagatgactctccatattaagcagatgttcacctgcacatctgcccatgtAGTATACtctatccactgtacccagtgtggttccctctacattggggaaatcaagcggaggcttggggaccgctttgcagaacacctccgcttggttcgcaataaacaactgcacctcccagtcgcgaaccattttaactccctctcccattcctcagacgacatgtccatcatgggcctcctggagtgccacaatgatgccacccgaaggttgcaggaacagcaactcatattccgcttgggaacgctgcagcccaatggtatcaatgtggacttcaccagcttcaaaatctccccctctcccactgcatcccaaaaccagcccagctcgtcctgtccccccactgcatcacaaaaccagcccagctcatccctgcctccctaacctgttcttcctctcacctatcccctcctcccacttcaagccacacccccatttcccacctagcaacctcatcccgcctccttgacctgtccgttctccctggactgacctatcccgtccctacctccccacctatactctcctctccacctagcttctcctctatccatcttcggtctgcctccccctctctccctatttatttcagaaccctctccccatccccctctctgatgaagggtctaggcccgaaacgtcagcttttgtgctcctgagatgctgcttgacctgctgtgttcatccaacttcacactttgttatcacaaactTTGTGGGTAGCTTTCTTAGATGCTGTCAAGCTACTACTGACTGCGTAAACTGGCCCTATAAAAACAGATTTGAGAAGTTCCTGAATTGTTGACATGATAAAGATTTTCAAGATTAGGCAATTTTATAAATGGTAGATTTTGTTAGATTGTTACCACTATTTCGTAAGATAGAATGAGAAGTAATAAATCTAAAATGCTTACCAAGCCACTTAATTAGGAGAACAGAAAAACGTCTCAAAATAAAATTTCAGTTGAGCAATGTAAGCATTGCCAAAACGTAATTAGTTGTTTGAAAGAAAGGAATGTTGAAAGGTATGTAGATTGCATCAGAATACCTTGCGAAGGCTAACATCGACTCTATAGCTCTGTGACCGTATGAACTAATTTCTGTGTGAGTATTGCCTTGCTAATAGTTGGAAAATAGGTCAACTGGAAATGAATAAAGAAGAGATCCTGCCAATTGGCTGTCTGATTCATAACTGACTCCCAATTTTAAAGCTGGTCTTGAAATTGCCAACCAGAGATCCTAACTGAAACAGTTCTCCCttctgaccttccctccatcataaggtcagaagtggggctgttcactgatttttttaaaaaaaattcattcatgggatgatggtatcactggctaggccagcatttattgtccttaaagagggaagttaagagtcaaccacattgctgtgggtccagagtcacatgtcggccagaccaggtgagggtggcagtttctttttccgaaaggacattagtgaacccaatgggcttttcctgacatatAATGGAtggatggtcatcattagactcttaattccagatttgcatTGAAAAGCACCAGTTATGATTCTTCAAACATGGAAGAAGCATCCGGGCTTAGCCTCACCAGTGACATGTAACGTCtgcactacacaaatgccaggcaataaccagaTCAAATAacaaacaatctaaccaccatcccttgacatttaatggtgctgccaacactgaatcccctactagcaacatccttggggggttatcattgaccagaattcGTCCCATAAACGCAACGTccacaagagcagttcagaagctaGCTATTCCAtcactagtaactcacctcctgactccccaaaacctgtccaccatccacaaggcacaaatcaggcgTGTGATAatcctcatttgcctggatggatgtagctccaacaacactcaagaagcttgtccacatctaggacaaagcagcccacttggttggcaccacatccacaaacattcgctCCCTGcaccactgaagctcagtagcagaCAGCACCATTCACACCCATGAgcacttccagctagaaggaaaagggcagcagatacatgggaatatcatcatctgcaagttcccatccaagtcgctcaccatcctgacttggaaatctattgctgtttcttcactgttgctggatcaaattcATGGAACTttctccctaagggcactgtgggtctacctttagcaggtggactgcagcagtccaagaaggcagctcagcaccactttctcagggcaactagggatgggcaatcaatgctgatcagccagtgatgcccacatcccatgtgcGAATAAGAAAAATTagaacatagtttaaaaataaaagggttTACAAAGTGAACATTGGTCCTATTAAAGTAACTGTAGAGAATTGATCATGGAAATTAAGGAAATGACAGATGCATTGAAGAGGCATTTTCCATCAGATTTCAGAATACAGGTTACTTTCCATCAGCAGATATAAATCATGAACTGGGATGGTGTGAGGAACTTGGGAAAATCACAACCATCAGAGAAATGGTGCTAAATAaatgttggagctgcaggctGACAAATCCTTGGATCCTGTTGGACTTCAGCTTTGCTCTGAAAAGAAATGGCTGGTGAAATAGTTAAAGTGttggttttaatttaaaaaaaaaccctttgatGTGGTGAAGGTCCCATTTAGTTAGAACATAGCAACTGCATCTTCCTTACTTGAAAAAGGGAGGGCGATAGAGAGCAGGCACTACAAACCCACTAACTTCATGTCTGttggggaaaatgttagaagctattattaagtTGTAGCAGGGCATGTAGATAAGTTCAaggcaatcaggcagagtcaacaaggttttgtgaaaaggaaatcatgatGACCAACcttttggagttctttgaggaagtaataggTGTTGAGGACAATGGGGAATCAGTGGATGTACTGGACCTATGTTTTCAGCAAggttttgataaggttctgcatcaaatattactgcagaaaataaaagctcatggtataAGAGGTAGTGTATTAGTGTGGATAGAAGTTTGGCTGGCAAACGTGAAGCAGAGAATTGGCATAAATTTGTTTTCAGGTTGGTGAGATGTAACAAGCGGTGTGTCACAAGAACCAGTGATGGCACTTGAATGTTTACAATTTATaacaatgacttagatgaagggatgGAAGGTGtggttgctgatgacacaaagctgagtaGGAAAGTCAGTTGTGAAGAGAACATAAGTTACAAATAAAATAGATTAAATAgcggacaaagaaatggcaaatggagtgtaatgtggggaaaatgtgaaattgtccactttGACAGAAAGAATGAGGAAGGAATAAGAAAGAAACAGATGATATATGAGAAATTGCAGACCTCTCTAAAGGGGAGGGATCTGGGACCtagtgcatgaattacaaaatgttaGTGTGCATGGAGAGCTAATAGAATGTTCTCATTTGTTGTGAGAAGAATTGAATACAAATgtagggagattatgcttcaggTATGCAAGCCATGTTGGAACCGCAGTTAGTGTACAgcattggtcaccttatttaagtaaggatataaatgcattggaagtgATTGAGAGGTGGTTAGCCACATTGATACCTAAAATAGTGGCTTAATCTGAGAGGAAGTTTGGTTAGACAAAGCTTGTACTTGCTGTGGTTTAGAAGATTAAGTGGTAACTTCATCGAGATATCCTGAGGTGTCTTGTgagggtaaatgtggaaaggatgtttcatctTATGGGAGAACTGAGAACTAAAGGTCATTGTTTACAAATAAGGAGCCACACATTTAAAACAGGGGAGCAAGCAAAATATTTTCTCACTGAAGGTCATAGATCTTTGGAATGGTGGGAACACCCTTTGTGAAGGGCATTTTAAGACAGTGATGGATAGATAGCAAGGGCTGTAAGGGTTGTAGGATATGGGCTGGAATGTTGATTTGAAAGTATAATCAGATAAATCACTATCTCAgcagcaggtttgaggggttgaatggcttattcctgctccctGTTTGTATGCTCGATGCCATTTCTCTTTGACTATTTAAAGACTCAgtttagaaaagaaaatgtttggagCTTATAAGAGTGTAGGTTGGGATGATTGCCAGGAGAGCAAAGTATGTCGAGTCATCCCTCAATGTTTTGCTCAGTCTATAAAGCCTTGTCTCCTAGCAATGGAAAAAAGAGAAACCAAGTTCTACAACAAAGCAAGCTTGAGGTGGTGCAGGAACTTAGCATTAAGAATGCCATCTTGAGCTTGAGTCCAATACTGCAGATGCCTGGTCAGGCAGTGTGAGATAAGTTTCAAGTACCCCTACATTTTGTACTGTAGCCCTTCTCACTCTGCCTTTTGACAATCCTTGCACAAACTTCACTTCCGTCGACACCTAATGTTCTGCCTGAATTAATGTCTTctcacattcactccctcacatTCTCATCACTTCATCCAGCAGTCCACTCCAATTGTCATGTCATCTGCTATCGCCTCAGTCACTTCCCCAATTCTCAGCACCTCTCCTCAACATTTCACCAACCAAATAAAAACATGAAATCCCCCTCCCCACATTTTCTTCAagtgaaaggaaatgcagtgaactCCATAGAAACCCTTCTTTTCTTTGTAAAGACATTGGGCTGAATTTGTTGCTGGGGGCACTGTCCATGCTTGGAGACTGAAAGTCAGGGTTGAGTCCCCAACTCGTTTGAACCAGCATGTTCCTTAATGGCTTCCAGGGTGCTTGTTGCCTTCAGCCTCTAGGAGCTACTGGCCAATCAAAAAACTAGGAACTCCCTGGTCCCAGAATGGCACTGGGAATAATGTGGAAAGCAGCAAGTTCCAGAAGGAAGACACCTGCAATGAAATCCATATGTGGGGAGATTTGCTGGGCGTGGTCACTGTGAATTGGCTCTGAATTGACtggtgttagatagggtggggtTAGGGGCCAGTGAGGGAAGACTTGGGCATAATTCTTTCTGCAGGCCTCCAGTTGGCACCAGGCATACCATTTACCCACCCACCAGCCTGTCAGCATTCACTGGACAGTTGGGGCTACTTCTCCCTGTTGCAGGTAACATCCCAGCAGTGATGGAGAGAAGGCCCTTGAGTGAGCACTAAGTGGCTACTTAAATGCTCAGTTAGTCTGGTCTCACCTAATACCATCTTGGCTGGAGTGAGAATGGATGGATAGATGCCAAGAATAGCACCATTAGCATGGCACCTAGTTTTACTGCCTGGGGGATGGTATGTAAAATACATGCCATGTAACTGATCTTTTGAGTTCGATTGTGCTGAAATCTATATTTTGCTAATatttccccaccccaaccccagtTTTTAGCAGGCAATGTATACACAGCACAGTTAGGAAATAGACTCTGGACTCACTGCCATGAAATGCATTACTGACTGCCTtgccccccactcctcccccatGGCATGTGGCAAAGGGTATTGGACATTCCCTCTCGGTGATATGAACTGAGGACACCAAAATCTGCAGCTTGAATGGGGCACAGGCGATAGAACCCTCAACATTTCTAATAACATCTTAACTACTCTATCTCGCTCAGCAACAGATGGCATAGCTTGACTAGAATCTTGAAGTCACTGCTGACTCACTAAAGAAGGAGGAGAGACTATTTAAGTGGTGCTTTCTTTGTTTGGATGCTGCAAGCACATCCTACGGAGGCCAATGAAAACTTCCATTTAGATATGCTTTAAAGTAAGCAGTAGACGAAGAGTATTTGATTGTATTAGTGttgatttcttttcatttcagataGCTCTGAAGAAGAATGATGAGCTCTCCCTCCTTGCTGATCCTGCTTGTTGATTGCATTTTTGTACATGCAGCTTTCTTCGAAGGGAACACCGACCCATCAAACATCTGTCAGAAATGCATCTCTCACAACTTCTGCAACTGCTCATCGGTGAAGCTAGAGAATGTTCCACGTGTAGTAGAAAATGTACTGAGATTTGATCTGTCTCATAACGAGATCACACAGATTAAGGACACTGATTTCATAATCTATGTGAAACTCAAAAGACTTCAATTGCAATCAAATCGAATCCACTCTATTTCGGAGCAGGCGTTCCAGCATAACACAGACCTAGAGTATCTTGACTTATCGAATAATCTTTTGACATGCCTGTCACCGCATTGGTTTGAACTTCTTTCCAAATTACAATACCTGAACATTTTAGGAAACAATTACACAGATTTGGGATCGGGGAGAATTTTCTCAAATCTGACGAGACTGAGATGGTTAGAATTTGGCAatccttctctctctgttctaaagaaaGGTGACTTTGTAGGGGTTGCACATCTGGATGAGTTTATTGTAACAGCAGAGAAATTACAGGTATATGAGAAAGGGAGCTTCAGTTCATTCAGCAGTATAAGTCATGCAAGCTTAAGTCTGCCTTACACATTTCTGAATAAACCAAGTCAGGCTCAGCAGATTTTTGTTGATTTGTCAGAACTCACCACCCACATGGAGCTAAGAAATGTAGCATTTCCGGACAAAAGGGACAATCAGCCATTCTTATCAGTACAAAATTCGTCATTGAGAAAATTGAGTTTCAGAAATACTTTTCTTACTGAAAACACTGTAATAAATTTCCTAAGTTCAGTGAAAAGCACAGAAGTATCTGAACTCGTAGTAAAAGACAGTGAACTTTCAGGTGTTGGGAAATGGTATGGAATAGACAACTTAAAAACTAATTCTCTCGATACAATATTATTAAGTAATATATCGATTAAACACTTCTATTTATTTCATGATCTTTCAAGTATTAGTGATCTGTTTCAATCCATTAAAAATGCCACATTTACAAAACTAACAATGTTTCTGATGCCCTGCACTGTATCCAAAAAGTTAAAAGATATGGAATACCTTGATTTAACAGACAATTTGTTAAGTGATAGGAGTTTGGACGAAACTGTCTGTTCAGGAGCTTGGCGTTCATTACGTTATCTTATTCTGAGAAAGAATCTTTTTAAATCCCTGGCTAGAACAAGCACAAAATTAACCACACTTCCTAAACTTATCCATTTAGATTTGAGCCAGAACAGATTCAGTGACATAAAGACTTCATGCAAATGGTCTGAAAAGCTACAATTTCTAAACCTTTCGAGCTGCACTATCAAAAATATAGAAGAATGTGTCCCTCCAAATGTTGAAGTGTTGGATTTAAGTAACAATATTATCAGCAGTTTTGCTGTTAATCTTCCTTCTCTCAAAGAATTAAATCTGTCCAATAATAAGTTTAAAAGTTTACCAGGTGATGGCTACTTACCAAAGATGGAAATTCTGAAGATCAGCAGTAATAAACTCACCTCTCTCTCAGCTGAAGAAGTCAAGACATTTCAGAAGCTTCAATTTTTAGAAGCTGGAAGGAATAATTACATTTGTTCATGTGAATTTCTATTCTCTATGAATAATGGCATGACAGTTGAACTGTTGGACCGAGCGGAAGATTACATTTGTGATTCACCTTTAATTCTCAGGGGAAAGATGGTTCAAAATACTAAGCGCTCTTTTTTTGACTGTCACAAAACATTGTCCCTAGCCTTACTGTGTGTTGGCACAATTTTGACCGTAGTCATTGTTGTGGTGATGTGTTACAAGTATCATGTGTTCTGGTATATCCAAAT
This genomic window contains:
- the LOC125452751 gene encoding toll-like receptor 2 type-2, coding for MMSSPSLLILLVDCIFVHAAFFEGNTDPSNICQKCISHNFCNCSSVKLENVPRVVENVLRFDLSHNEITQIKDTDFIIYVKLKRLQLQSNRIHSISEQAFQHNTDLEYLDLSNNLLTCLSPHWFELLSKLQYLNILGNNYTDLGSGRIFSNLTRLRWLEFGNPSLSVLKKGDFVGVAHLDEFIVTAEKLQVYEKGSFSSFSSISHASLSLPYTFLNKPSQAQQIFVDLSELTTHMELRNVAFPDKRDNQPFLSVQNSSLRKLSFRNTFLTENTVINFLSSVKSTEVSELVVKDSELSGVGKWYGIDNLKTNSLDTILLSNISIKHFYLFHDLSSISDLFQSIKNATFTKLTMFLMPCTVSKKLKDMEYLDLTDNLLSDRSLDETVCSGAWRSLRYLILRKNLFKSLARTSTKLTTLPKLIHLDLSQNRFSDIKTSCKWSEKLQFLNLSSCTIKNIEECVPPNVEVLDLSNNIISSFAVNLPSLKELNLSNNKFKSLPGDGYLPKMEILKISSNKLTSLSAEEVKTFQKLQFLEAGRNNYICSCEFLFSMNNGMTVELLDRAEDYICDSPLILRGKMVQNTKRSFFDCHKTLSLALLCVGTILTVVIVVVMCYKYHVFWYIQMTWAWLKAKRKPKNVKNNNICYDAFVSYSQMDSEWVENLLVSELESAHPPLTLCLHKRDFIPGKWIIDNIIESIEKSRKTLFVLSQHFVQSEWCKYELDYTHFRLLDENDDSAILVLLEVIPKETIPQRFCKLRKLMNTKTYLEWPQDEVEQQKFWLSLKVALKEESNDSVAKKI